A stretch of the Thermus hydrothermalis genome encodes the following:
- a CDS encoding sensor histidine kinase — translation MSLRARLALVIGLLAFLPNLVLALTLGLLGEGPWLPLLLWLAFLALVSAGVGYFLAQGLLRPLEELTRALAYLSLKGELKGLRLPAPKEPPPGEIALLRARFTELLERLAELLEAREAFYAALAHDLKTPLISAIRALEYLEKADDLGKERRLALLRNLKEELSRAYRLVENLLALSRLEARPPQVETLNLRALAEDLLFRYQEEAKGRGLRLFLEGAGLGRGERLLVERALANLLENALRHAKKEVRVRVEDGALWVEDDGPGLPLPLEALAQPFRQGPGRRGSAGLGLYTAKKVAEAHGGKLSAFPSPLGGASLRLELPKG, via the coding sequence ATGAGCCTTAGGGCTAGGCTAGCCCTGGTCATCGGCCTCCTGGCCTTCTTGCCCAACCTGGTCCTGGCCCTCACCCTGGGCCTCCTGGGGGAGGGTCCATGGCTTCCCCTCTTGCTTTGGCTCGCCTTTTTGGCCTTGGTTTCGGCGGGGGTGGGCTACTTCTTGGCGCAAGGGCTTTTGCGGCCTCTGGAGGAGCTCACCCGGGCCCTGGCCTACCTCTCCCTCAAGGGGGAGCTTAAGGGGCTTCGCCTTCCCGCCCCCAAAGAGCCCCCGCCGGGGGAGATTGCCCTTTTGCGCGCCCGCTTCACGGAACTCCTGGAGCGCCTCGCCGAGCTTTTGGAGGCTAGGGAGGCCTTCTACGCCGCCTTGGCCCACGACCTGAAGACGCCCTTGATCTCCGCCATCCGCGCCCTGGAATACCTGGAGAAGGCGGACGATCTTGGCAAGGAAAGGCGGCTTGCGCTCCTAAGAAACCTTAAGGAGGAGCTTTCCCGCGCCTACCGCCTCGTGGAAAACCTCCTCGCCCTCTCCCGCCTCGAGGCCCGCCCGCCCCAGGTGGAAACCCTCAACCTGAGGGCCCTGGCGGAGGACCTCCTCTTCCGCTACCAGGAGGAGGCCAAGGGGCGGGGCCTCCGCCTCTTTCTGGAAGGGGCGGGGCTTGGGCGGGGGGAGAGGCTTCTCGTGGAGCGGGCCCTCGCCAACCTCTTGGAAAACGCCCTCCGCCACGCCAAGAAGGAGGTGCGGGTGCGGGTGGAGGATGGGGCCCTATGGGTGGAGGACGACGGCCCCGGGCTTCCCCTTCCCCTCGAGGCCCTGGCCCAGCCCTTCCGCCAAGGCCCAGGCAGGCGGGGAAGCGCCGGCCTTGGCCTCTACACGGCCAAGAAGGTGGCGGAGGCCCACGGGGGGAAGCTTAGCGCTTTCCCAAGCCCCTTAGGGGGCGCCTCCTTGCGCCTGGAGCTTCCCAAGGGCTAG
- the sdaAB gene encoding L-serine ammonia-lyase, iron-sulfur-dependent subunit beta encodes MGLLDMIGPVMVGPSSSHTAGACRLALLARHLLGEKPKRVEFGLHGSFAKTGKGHGTHLALVAGVLGLRPDDERLKESLALAEAEGVEVVFKEVELGDVHPNTVRMVLEGEGGRLVVTGSSLGGGLVRIFDLDGFEVRITGSAPTLVIRNVDTPGVVARVARILADDEVNIAHLTVSRKKRGGEAMMSLEMDRPLSEKPLEYLAYLSYILWVRQIPPVMD; translated from the coding sequence ATGGGTCTATTGGACATGATCGGGCCGGTGATGGTGGGGCCTTCCTCTAGCCACACGGCGGGGGCCTGCCGCTTGGCCCTCCTTGCCCGCCACCTCCTCGGGGAGAAGCCCAAGCGGGTGGAGTTCGGCCTCCACGGCTCCTTCGCCAAGACCGGGAAGGGGCACGGGACCCACCTCGCGCTAGTGGCCGGGGTCTTGGGCTTGCGGCCAGACGACGAGCGGCTTAAGGAGAGCCTGGCCCTGGCGGAGGCGGAAGGGGTGGAGGTGGTCTTCAAGGAGGTGGAGCTTGGGGACGTCCACCCCAACACCGTGCGCATGGTCCTGGAAGGGGAGGGAGGGCGGCTTGTGGTGACGGGAAGCTCCCTGGGCGGGGGGCTCGTGCGCATCTTTGACCTGGACGGGTTTGAGGTGCGCATCACGGGGAGCGCCCCCACCCTGGTGATCCGCAACGTGGATACCCCGGGGGTGGTGGCCCGGGTGGCCCGCATCCTGGCGGACGACGAGGTGAACATCGCCCACCTCACCGTGAGCCGCAAAAAACGGGGAGGGGAGGCCATGATGAGCCTGGAGATGGACCGGCCCCTTTCGGAAAAGCCCTTGGAGTACCTGGCCTACCTCTCCTACATCCTCTGGGTGCGGCAGATCCCCCCGGTGATGGACTAG
- a CDS encoding sensor histidine kinase, producing the protein MPPLSFRLRLFLSFSLLWLLFLVGALYLAGRGVERALRGHLERSLLEDARRAAEAYQKGLSGSLIATGGVYLHLYTEDGEPLLLTRREHRLGPEALRGAGEAPRVAFREGFAAAWVRTPLGILVLTQDTAPIDLALAALRRSLLEAFFFLFPLGVGLVYLTARLAARPLEEAAREIAQRNPERLEPIPLHLPKDEVGRMVEAVNGLLAALKEAKERERAFLAEASHELRTPLTVLLGHLDRLSRNPQDEEALRTARATAERMRRLVEDLLALARGEAGWNLNLHIVDLKALAKEAAEEHGVAFQGEAAEVLGDPDRLLQMLRNLLANGVRAAGKEGVRVRLRRDGGLALLEVEDSGPGIPEDLLPRLFQRFARGPGGGVGLGLAIAQAIARAHGGEIAVESRPGRTVFRVRLPLLEEGGAE; encoded by the coding sequence ATGCCGCCCCTTTCCTTCCGCCTGCGCCTTTTCCTCTCCTTTAGCCTCCTATGGCTCCTCTTCCTGGTGGGGGCCCTCTACCTGGCGGGCCGGGGGGTGGAGCGGGCCCTGAGGGGCCACCTGGAAAGGAGCCTCCTCGAGGACGCAAGGAGGGCGGCAGAGGCCTACCAGAAGGGCCTTTCGGGAAGCTTGATCGCCACGGGGGGCGTGTACCTCCACCTCTATACGGAAGACGGGGAACCCCTCCTCCTCACCCGGCGGGAACACCGCCTGGGGCCGGAGGCGCTCCGGGGTGCGGGGGAAGCCCCCCGGGTTGCCTTCCGGGAAGGCTTCGCCGCCGCCTGGGTGCGCACCCCCTTGGGCATCCTGGTCCTCACCCAGGACACGGCCCCCATTGACCTGGCCCTGGCGGCCCTCAGGCGCTCGCTTTTGGAAGCCTTCTTCTTCCTTTTCCCCCTGGGGGTGGGGCTCGTCTACCTGACGGCCCGCTTGGCAGCCCGGCCCCTGGAGGAGGCGGCCCGGGAGATCGCCCAAAGGAACCCCGAGCGCCTGGAGCCCATCCCCCTCCACCTCCCCAAGGACGAGGTGGGCCGCATGGTGGAGGCGGTGAACGGCCTCCTGGCCGCCCTAAAGGAGGCCAAGGAGCGAGAGAGGGCCTTCCTCGCCGAGGCGAGCCACGAACTCAGAACCCCCCTCACCGTCCTCCTGGGCCACCTGGACCGCCTTTCCCGAAACCCCCAGGACGAGGAGGCCCTAAGGACGGCGAGGGCCACGGCGGAAAGGATGCGCCGCCTGGTGGAGGACCTCCTGGCCTTGGCGAGGGGGGAGGCGGGGTGGAATCTCAACCTCCACATCGTGGACCTAAAAGCCCTGGCCAAGGAGGCGGCGGAGGAGCACGGGGTGGCCTTCCAGGGCGAGGCGGCCGAGGTCCTCGGGGACCCCGACCGCCTCCTGCAGATGCTCAGGAACCTCCTCGCCAACGGGGTGCGGGCCGCCGGGAAGGAGGGGGTGAGGGTGCGCCTGCGGCGGGACGGGGGCCTGGCCCTTTTGGAGGTGGAGGACTCCGGGCCCGGCATCCCCGAAGACCTCCTTCCTAGGCTCTTCCAGCGTTTCGCCCGGGGGCCTGGGGGAGGGGTGGGGTTGGGCCTCGCCATTGCCCAGGCCATCGCCAGGGCCCACGGGGGGGAGATCGCCGTGGAAAGCCGGCCTGGACGCACGGTCTTCCGGGTGCGCCTCCCCCTTTTGGAGGAGGGAGGGGCGGAGTAA
- the cutA gene encoding divalent-cation tolerance protein CutA, with protein MEEVVLITVPTEEVAKILARTLVEERLAACVNIVPGLTSVYRWQGEVVEDRELLLIVKTTTFAFPKLKERVLSLHPYTVPEIIALPIAEGHGPYLAWLRENTG; from the coding sequence ATGGAAGAGGTGGTCCTCATCACCGTGCCCACGGAGGAGGTGGCGAAGATCCTGGCCCGCACCCTGGTGGAGGAGCGCTTGGCCGCCTGCGTGAACATCGTCCCCGGCCTCACCTCCGTCTACCGCTGGCAGGGGGAGGTGGTGGAGGACCGGGAGCTCCTCCTTATCGTCAAGACCACCACCTTCGCCTTCCCCAAGCTCAAGGAAAGGGTGCTCTCCCTCCACCCCTACACGGTGCCCGAGATCATCGCCCTGCCCATCGCCGAAGGGCACGGGCCCTACCTGGCGTGGCTTAGGGAGAACACGGGATGA
- a CDS encoding response regulator transcription factor encodes MKRILVIEDDPEVARLVELELKEAGFQVEWAKSGMEGLVRHRERKPDLVVLDLGLPDLDGAEVARRIRATDDTPILVLTAQDAVERKVGLLSEGADDYLVKPFHPAELLARIQVQLRHKGGSEVLAVGRLELYPKRRQVFFGEAEVRLSPKEFDLLHLLMSRPGRVFPREEIEERIWGRPLGRESNVLDVHVANLRAKLREVGAYGYLRTVRGLGYAVRPGKGDEET; translated from the coding sequence ATGAAGCGCATCCTGGTCATTGAGGACGACCCCGAGGTGGCCCGGTTGGTGGAGCTGGAGCTCAAAGAAGCGGGCTTCCAGGTGGAGTGGGCCAAAAGCGGCATGGAGGGCCTGGTGCGCCACCGGGAGAGGAAGCCTGACCTGGTGGTCTTGGACCTGGGCCTTCCCGACCTGGACGGGGCGGAGGTGGCCCGGCGCATCCGGGCCACGGACGACACCCCCATCCTGGTCCTCACCGCCCAGGACGCCGTGGAGCGCAAGGTGGGCCTCCTTTCCGAGGGAGCGGACGACTACCTGGTGAAGCCCTTCCACCCCGCCGAGCTCCTCGCCCGCATCCAGGTGCAGCTCCGCCACAAGGGGGGAAGCGAGGTCCTCGCCGTGGGCCGGCTTGAGCTTTACCCCAAGCGCCGCCAGGTCTTCTTTGGGGAGGCCGAGGTGCGGCTATCCCCCAAGGAGTTTGACCTCCTCCACCTCCTCATGAGCCGCCCCGGGAGGGTCTTTCCCCGGGAGGAGATTGAGGAGAGGATCTGGGGCCGTCCCTTGGGCCGGGAGTCCAACGTTCTGGACGTGCACGTGGCCAACCTGCGGGCCAAGCTCCGGGAGGTAGGGGCCTACGGGTACCTGCGCACGGTGCGGGGCCTCGGCTACGCCGTGCGCCCGGGCAAAGGGGACGAGGAAACCTAG
- the gyrA gene encoding DNA gyrase subunit A translates to MSQVLPVEITEELKQSFINYAMSVIVDRALPDVRDGLKPVQRRILFGAYQEGVLPTRKHVKSAKIVGEVMGKYHPHGDAAIYEALVRLAQPWNLRYPLMDGQGNFGSIDGDPPAAQRYTEARLSHLGAEMLAEIDKETVDFRPNYDGSLKEPEVLPAAIPNLLVNGASGIAVGMATSLPPHNLSEVVDALVAMIDNPGITLEEVMRYIPGPDFPTGGKLSKKGIKEAYATGRGSLKVRAKVRVEEKGQRPMLVVTEIPYQVNKASLIAQIAALVKAKKLEDIVALRDESDRQGLRIAIELKRGANPQVVLNQLYKHTALQTSFTVNLLAIVQGEPKVLSLLDLMRHYLDHRKEVLRRKSLFDLKKAEERAHVLEGLLIALDHIDEVIALIRASEDAQKARAALMERFGLTEVQAQAILDMRLQRLVALEREKLLEEYRGLMEEIARLRAILEDETRLWGEVKQDLLRIKEKYGDARRTLITEFEESFNPEDLIEDEPMVITLTAQGFLKRLPLEAYRAQGRGGKGLLAGKTKEEDEATQVFVAGAHDDLLLFTNRGRVYRLKVYDLPELGRQARGVHVKTLLPLAEEEEVAALLSVRGLDGEGFLVFATERGLVKRTALREYQNLGSAGLIALRLQEGDRLIGVALSDPEDEAILATEAGQAIRFPLEEVRATGRDSQGVTGIRFKKPGDRVVSLVTVKPGEMVDLLAVSTRGYGKRTPLSEYPLQGRGGVGVITYGVSVRTGRLAALLKVRGTEDLLVLSKKGLAIRTPVKEIPQYSRPTAGVKVMNLPEDDEVASAFAVEEEK, encoded by the coding sequence ATGTCCCAGGTCCTGCCTGTAGAAATCACCGAGGAGCTCAAGCAAAGCTTCATCAACTACGCCATGTCCGTGATCGTGGACCGGGCCCTGCCCGACGTGCGGGACGGGCTTAAGCCGGTCCAGCGGCGCATCCTCTTCGGCGCCTACCAGGAAGGGGTCTTGCCCACGCGCAAGCACGTGAAAAGCGCCAAAATCGTGGGCGAGGTCATGGGCAAGTACCACCCCCACGGGGACGCCGCCATCTACGAGGCCTTGGTGCGCCTGGCCCAGCCCTGGAACCTGCGCTACCCCCTCATGGACGGCCAGGGCAACTTCGGCTCCATAGACGGGGACCCTCCGGCCGCCCAGCGCTACACCGAGGCCCGACTTTCCCACCTTGGGGCGGAGATGCTCGCCGAGATTGACAAGGAAACGGTGGACTTCCGCCCCAACTACGACGGCTCCCTCAAGGAGCCCGAGGTCCTGCCCGCCGCCATCCCCAACCTCCTGGTGAACGGGGCGAGCGGCATCGCCGTGGGCATGGCCACAAGCCTCCCGCCCCACAACCTTTCCGAGGTGGTGGACGCCCTGGTGGCCATGATTGACAACCCGGGGATCACCCTCGAGGAGGTAATGCGCTATATCCCTGGCCCCGACTTCCCCACAGGGGGAAAACTTTCCAAGAAGGGGATCAAGGAGGCCTATGCCACCGGCCGGGGAAGCCTAAAAGTCCGGGCCAAGGTACGGGTGGAGGAGAAGGGGCAAAGGCCCATGCTGGTGGTCACGGAAATCCCCTACCAGGTGAACAAGGCGAGCCTCATCGCCCAGATCGCCGCCCTGGTCAAGGCCAAGAAACTGGAGGACATCGTGGCCCTCCGGGATGAGTCCGACCGCCAGGGCCTGAGGATCGCCATTGAGCTCAAGCGGGGGGCGAACCCCCAGGTGGTCCTCAACCAACTCTACAAACACACTGCCCTGCAGACCTCCTTCACGGTGAACCTCCTCGCCATCGTCCAGGGGGAGCCCAAGGTCCTCTCCCTCCTGGACCTCATGCGCCACTACCTGGACCACCGCAAGGAGGTCCTGAGGCGGAAAAGCCTCTTTGACCTGAAGAAGGCGGAGGAGCGGGCCCACGTCCTGGAGGGGCTCCTCATTGCCCTGGACCACATTGACGAGGTCATCGCCCTCATCCGGGCCTCGGAGGACGCCCAAAAGGCCCGCGCCGCCCTCATGGAGCGCTTCGGCCTCACCGAGGTCCAGGCCCAGGCCATCCTGGACATGCGCCTCCAGCGCCTGGTGGCCCTGGAAAGGGAAAAGCTCCTGGAGGAGTACCGGGGGCTCATGGAGGAGATCGCCCGGCTTAGGGCCATCCTCGAGGACGAAACCCGGCTTTGGGGCGAGGTGAAACAGGACCTCCTCCGCATCAAAGAGAAGTACGGGGACGCCCGCCGCACCCTCATCACCGAGTTTGAGGAGAGCTTCAACCCCGAGGACCTCATTGAGGACGAGCCCATGGTCATCACCCTCACCGCCCAGGGCTTCCTCAAGCGCCTCCCCTTGGAGGCCTACCGGGCCCAGGGGCGGGGCGGCAAGGGCCTTTTGGCGGGCAAGACCAAGGAGGAGGACGAGGCCACCCAGGTCTTCGTGGCCGGGGCCCACGACGACCTCCTCCTCTTCACCAACCGGGGCCGCGTCTACCGCCTCAAGGTCTACGACCTGCCCGAGCTGGGGCGCCAGGCCCGGGGGGTGCACGTGAAAACCCTCCTGCCCCTGGCGGAAGAGGAGGAGGTGGCCGCCCTCCTTTCCGTGCGGGGCCTGGACGGGGAGGGCTTCTTGGTCTTCGCCACGGAGCGGGGGCTGGTGAAGCGCACCGCCCTAAGGGAGTACCAGAACCTGGGCTCGGCGGGCCTCATCGCCCTAAGGCTCCAGGAAGGGGACCGGCTCATCGGCGTGGCCCTCTCCGACCCCGAGGACGAGGCCATCCTGGCCACGGAGGCGGGCCAGGCCATCCGCTTCCCCCTAGAGGAGGTGCGGGCCACGGGCCGGGACAGCCAAGGCGTCACGGGCATCCGCTTTAAGAAGCCCGGGGACCGGGTGGTTTCCCTGGTGACGGTGAAGCCCGGCGAGATGGTGGACCTCCTGGCGGTGAGCACCCGGGGCTATGGCAAGCGCACGCCCCTTTCCGAGTACCCGCTGCAGGGCCGGGGCGGGGTGGGGGTCATCACCTACGGGGTGAGCGTGCGCACCGGGCGGCTTGCCGCTCTCCTCAAGGTGCGGGGCACGGAGGACCTCCTGGTCCTCTCCAAGAAGGGCCTGGCCATCCGCACCCCGGTGAAGGAGATCCCCCAGTACTCCCGCCCCACCGCCGGGGTCAAGGTGATGAACCTGCCCGAGGACGACGAGGTGGCGAGCGCCTTCGCCGTGGAGGAGGAGAAGTAG
- the sufU gene encoding Fe-S cluster assembly sulfur transfer protein SufU, with the protein MSVLDELYRETILKHYQNPKNFGVLPQASKRAGGMNPSCGDQVEVMVLLEGDTIADIRFQGQGCAISTASASMMTEAVKGKRVAEALELSRKFQAMVVEGAPPDPALGDLLALQGVAKLPARVKCATLAWHALEEALR; encoded by the coding sequence ATGAGCGTTCTTGACGAGCTCTACCGGGAGACCATCCTGAAGCACTACCAGAACCCCAAGAACTTCGGGGTCCTGCCCCAGGCCAGCAAGCGGGCAGGGGGGATGAACCCCTCCTGCGGGGACCAGGTGGAGGTGATGGTCCTCCTGGAAGGGGACACCATCGCCGACATTCGCTTCCAGGGCCAGGGGTGCGCCATCAGCACCGCCAGCGCCTCCATGATGACGGAGGCGGTAAAGGGGAAAAGGGTGGCGGAGGCCTTGGAGCTTTCCCGGAAGTTCCAGGCCATGGTGGTGGAGGGGGCGCCCCCCGACCCCGCCCTGGGGGATCTTTTGGCCCTCCAGGGGGTGGCCAAGCTCCCCGCCCGGGTAAAGTGCGCCACCCTGGCCTGGCACGCCCTCGAGGAGGCCTTGCGGTGA
- the lepA gene encoding translation elongation factor 4 has protein sequence MERMVSRIRNFSIIAHVDHGKSTLADRILQMTHAVSEREMREQFLDSLELERERGITIKASAVRVNYQAKDGQTYVFHLIDTPGHVDFTYEVSRALAAVEGVLLVVDASQGVEAQTIANFYLALEHNHVIIPVINKIDLPNARPLEVALEVEEVLGIPADEAIFASGKTGEGVEEILEAIVKRIPPPQGDPEAPLKALIFDSLYDAYQGVIPYLRIFEGTVRPGDRIRIFSTGKEFTVDKVGVFTPQGLVPTESLSVGEVGWLTAAIRDIHDVQVGDTITLAHHPTPAPYPGFRPAKPVVFAGLYPVDSGDYNKLRDALEKLKLNDAALSFEPETSTALGFGFRCGFLGLLHAEIVQERLEREFGLELIATAPSVVYKVRLKSGEEVEIHNPADLPDPTKIEEILEPYVKLTIFTPEEYVGSIMQLVQEKRGRLLSMNYLPGAQKRVELVYEAPFAEILYDFHDRLKSLSRGYASMDYEQAGYQPGDLVKVNVLVHGEVVDALTFIAHREKAYSLARAIVDKLAEVIPRQLFEVPIQAAIGGKIIARATVKALRKDVLAKCYGGDVTRKKKLLEKQKEGKKRLKAIGKVEVPQEAFLAVLSAGRDEP, from the coding sequence ATGGAAAGGATGGTAAGCCGCATCCGCAACTTCTCCATCATCGCCCACGTGGACCACGGGAAGTCCACCTTAGCCGACCGCATCCTGCAGATGACCCACGCCGTGAGCGAGCGGGAGATGCGGGAACAGTTTCTGGACTCCCTAGAGCTAGAAAGGGAGCGGGGCATCACCATCAAGGCCAGTGCGGTGCGGGTCAACTACCAGGCCAAGGACGGCCAGACCTACGTCTTCCACCTCATTGACACCCCGGGGCACGTGGACTTCACCTACGAGGTGTCCCGGGCCCTGGCGGCGGTGGAAGGGGTGCTCTTGGTGGTGGACGCAAGCCAGGGGGTGGAGGCCCAGACCATCGCCAACTTCTACCTGGCCCTAGAGCACAACCACGTGATCATCCCGGTCATTAACAAGATTGACCTGCCCAACGCCCGGCCCCTGGAGGTGGCCCTCGAGGTGGAGGAGGTCCTGGGCATCCCCGCCGACGAGGCCATCTTCGCCTCGGGCAAGACGGGGGAAGGGGTGGAGGAGATCCTCGAGGCCATCGTGAAGCGCATCCCCCCGCCCCAAGGGGACCCCGAAGCCCCCCTCAAGGCCCTCATCTTTGACTCCCTCTACGATGCCTACCAGGGCGTCATCCCCTACCTGCGCATCTTTGAGGGTACGGTGCGCCCCGGGGACAGGATCCGCATCTTCTCCACGGGGAAGGAGTTCACCGTGGACAAGGTGGGGGTCTTCACCCCGCAAGGCCTCGTGCCCACGGAAAGCCTCTCCGTGGGGGAGGTGGGCTGGCTCACCGCCGCCATCCGGGACATCCACGACGTCCAGGTGGGGGACACCATCACCCTGGCCCACCACCCCACCCCCGCCCCCTACCCCGGGTTCCGCCCCGCCAAGCCCGTGGTCTTCGCCGGGCTTTACCCGGTGGACTCCGGGGACTACAACAAGCTAAGGGACGCCCTGGAGAAGCTTAAGCTCAACGATGCCGCCCTCTCCTTTGAGCCGGAAACCTCCACCGCCTTGGGCTTTGGCTTCCGCTGCGGCTTCTTGGGCCTCCTCCACGCCGAGATCGTTCAAGAGCGGCTTGAGCGGGAGTTCGGCCTAGAACTCATCGCCACCGCCCCCAGCGTGGTCTACAAGGTGCGGCTCAAAAGCGGGGAGGAAGTGGAGATCCACAACCCCGCCGACCTTCCCGACCCCACCAAGATAGAGGAGATCCTCGAGCCTTACGTGAAGCTCACCATCTTTACCCCGGAGGAATACGTGGGGAGCATCATGCAGCTCGTGCAGGAAAAGCGGGGACGCCTCCTGAGCATGAACTACCTGCCCGGGGCCCAGAAGCGGGTGGAGCTCGTCTACGAGGCCCCCTTCGCCGAGATCCTCTACGATTTCCACGACCGCCTGAAAAGCCTCTCCCGGGGCTACGCCTCCATGGACTACGAGCAGGCGGGCTACCAGCCGGGGGACCTGGTGAAGGTGAACGTGCTGGTCCACGGGGAGGTGGTGGACGCCCTCACCTTCATCGCCCACCGGGAAAAGGCCTACAGCCTGGCCCGGGCCATCGTGGACAAGCTGGCCGAGGTGATCCCCAGGCAGCTCTTTGAGGTGCCCATCCAGGCGGCCATCGGGGGCAAGATCATCGCCCGGGCCACGGTGAAGGCCCTCAGAAAGGACGTTTTGGCCAAGTGCTACGGCGGGGACGTGACCCGGAAGAAGAAGCTCTTGGAAAAGCAAAAGGAGGGGAAGAAGCGGCTCAAGGCCATCGGCAAGGTGGAGGTGCCGCAGGAAGCCTTCCTGGCGGTGCTTTCGGCGGGAAGGGATGAGCCTTAG
- a CDS encoding helix-turn-helix domain-containing protein, whose translation MTQTRETLSFKPGEVILYPGVPGPRDRVYRVLEGLVRLEAVDEEGNALTLRLVRPGGYFGEEALSGTERTYFAEAVTEVAVEALSKEPRPEELLDLVAHLAQALSESYRRIERLATQRLKNRMAAALLELAETPLAREEEEGLVLRATHDELAAAVGSVRETVTKVIGELAREGYIRSGYGKIILKDVKGLKELAQSRGEGR comes from the coding sequence ATGACCCAGACCCGCGAAACCCTCAGCTTCAAGCCCGGGGAGGTCATCCTCTACCCCGGGGTGCCGGGACCCAGGGACCGGGTCTACCGGGTCCTCGAGGGCCTGGTGCGCCTGGAGGCGGTGGACGAGGAGGGCAACGCCCTCACCCTGCGCCTGGTGCGCCCGGGGGGATACTTCGGGGAAGAGGCCCTCTCCGGCACCGAGCGCACCTACTTCGCCGAGGCGGTCACCGAGGTGGCGGTGGAGGCCCTGTCCAAGGAACCCCGGCCCGAGGAGCTTTTGGACCTGGTGGCCCATCTCGCCCAGGCCCTTTCCGAGTCCTACCGCCGCATTGAGCGCCTGGCCACGCAAAGGCTTAAAAACCGCATGGCGGCGGCCCTTCTGGAGCTCGCCGAAACCCCCTTGGCCCGGGAAGAGGAGGAGGGATTGGTCCTACGGGCCACCCACGACGAGCTGGCCGCCGCTGTGGGAAGCGTCCGGGAGACGGTGACCAAGGTCATCGGCGAGTTGGCCCGGGAAGGGTACATCCGCTCGGGCTACGGCAAGATCATCCTGAAGGACGTGAAGGGCCTAAAGGAGCTCGCCCAAAGCCGGGGAGAGGGCCGCTAA
- a CDS encoding DUF502 domain-containing protein: MRLRQRFLTGLVTLLPLLVTLYFLGWVYTYSGGYIQGFLRLLDLEVPRAYQPALPFVGLFLAALLIYLVGTLAENYLGRRLIVSLERSLLLIPLVRDIYKAVQQIAHTLFGQKEVKFSRAAVIEYPRRGLYTLCFVVQPVGSRLPPLPEGYTAVLVPTSPVPASGMVILVPTEEVIPLEISVEDALKYVVSAGFLLPEKPSGPLTSLPQRAEPSP, translated from the coding sequence ATGCGCCTCCGCCAACGTTTTCTCACGGGCCTCGTCACCCTCTTGCCCCTCCTCGTCACCCTGTACTTCCTGGGCTGGGTCTACACCTACTCGGGGGGCTACATCCAAGGGTTTCTCCGCCTCCTGGACCTGGAGGTGCCCCGGGCGTACCAGCCGGCGCTCCCCTTCGTGGGCCTCTTCCTGGCCGCCCTCCTCATCTACCTGGTGGGCACCCTGGCGGAAAACTACCTAGGCCGGCGCCTCATCGTTTCCCTGGAGCGCTCCCTCCTCCTCATCCCTCTGGTGCGGGACATCTACAAGGCGGTGCAGCAGATCGCCCACACCCTCTTCGGGCAGAAGGAGGTGAAGTTCAGCCGGGCGGCGGTCATAGAGTACCCCAGGCGGGGGCTATACACCCTATGCTTCGTGGTCCAGCCCGTGGGAAGCCGCCTGCCCCCCTTGCCCGAGGGGTACACCGCCGTCCTCGTGCCCACCAGCCCCGTGCCCGCCAGCGGCATGGTGATCCTGGTGCCCACGGAGGAGGTGATCCCCTTGGAGATCAGCGTGGAGGACGCCCTGAAGTACGTGGTTTCCGCCGGCTTCCTCCTGCCCGAGAAACCTTCAGGCCCCTTAACCTCCCTCCCACAAAGGGCGGAGCCCTCTCCCTAA